CCATGCACTTTTCCGATGCCGGCACAAGAGGAAGGCGAAGCTCGTTCCGGCAGAATCCGAGGCGGCTCACGGCGTACTTCACGGGGACAGGATTCGTTTCCATGAAAAGATCCTTCATCAGTGGGAAGATGCGGGAATGGATCTCCCGGGCCTTCTCCACCTCCCCCGCGAGGGCAAGGCGCACCATGTCCGACGTCTCCCGGGGCATAACATTGGAAAGAACGGAAATGACCCCGTCGCCGCCGGAGTTCACGAGATGGAAAGCCTGGTCGTCGTTCCCGGACAGAATGGCGAAATCCGACCGTTCTTTCTTGATCCGCCGGACGAGGGTGTCAATCTGGGCCAGGTCGCCGGAGGCCTCCTTGATGCCGGCAATATTGACGATCTTGCTCAGCCGGTAGACCGTCTCGGGGAGGATGTTCGATCCCGTGCGCCCCGGAACGTTGTAGATAATGAGAGGGATCTTAATGCTTCCGGCGACAGCCTTGAAATGCTGATAGAGCCCCTCCTGGGGGGGTTTGTTGTAGTAGGGAGTCACCACAAGGACGCCGTCCGCGCCGAGGTTCT
The Aminivibrio sp. DNA segment above includes these coding regions:
- the dapA gene encoding 4-hydroxy-tetrahydrodipicolinate synthase, producing the protein MFGGTGTAVVTPFKEGGVDFESFGRFLNWQIENGVEFLVVLGTTGESPTVTAAERAEIITFAKKTAAGRVPVVIGTGSNSTEHTIALSQQAENLGADGVLVVTPYYNKPPQEGLYQHFKAVAGSIKIPLIIYNVPGRTGSNILPETVYRLSKIVNIAGIKEASGDLAQIDTLVRRIKKERSDFAILSGNDDQAFHLVNSGGDGVISVLSNVMPRETSDMVRLALAGEVEKAREIHSRIFPLMKDLFMETNPVPVKYAVSRLGFCRNELRLPLVPASEKCMAVVDASMKECGVSL